The following coding sequences lie in one Synechococcus sp. CC9902 genomic window:
- a CDS encoding NAD(P)/FAD-dependent oxidoreductase: protein MQNSWDVIVIGAGVAGGLAAFDCARRGLRVLLVEKRSFPRWKVCGCCFNANALAALTASGLPNVFRDQGAVPLDQLRLGWSGKSLNLELPGGWALSRERFDQALVDAAEAAGASVRFQTSAVLEEITPGGRMVRLRPPGDAPVKRIRARVVLVAAGLQHQVMSPTHAASSRSTPQSRLGAGCLIDDDNGSYASGAIHMAIGQRGYVGLVRREDGALNLAAAFDRAVVKSSGGVTRAAEEVLSQAGFPLPRSLESSRWQLTPALTRRAGLFAGDRFLLLGDATGYVEPFTGEGMAWALAAGAAVAPFVEEAQGEWSADLERRWQRRLVDLTISRQRVCSVLSTLLRQPLTTNALFSIGCQWPSIPQRVISSLNQVSPLMASS from the coding sequence ATGCAGAACAGTTGGGACGTCATTGTGATTGGGGCAGGAGTTGCCGGTGGCTTGGCTGCCTTTGATTGCGCACGTCGAGGCTTGAGAGTTCTGCTCGTTGAGAAACGCTCCTTCCCCCGCTGGAAGGTCTGTGGTTGCTGCTTTAACGCCAATGCCTTAGCAGCACTCACAGCCTCAGGCCTCCCGAACGTCTTTCGTGATCAAGGTGCTGTGCCCCTCGATCAACTTCGTCTTGGTTGGAGTGGTAAGTCGCTCAACCTTGAGTTGCCGGGCGGTTGGGCACTCTCGAGGGAGCGCTTCGATCAGGCTTTGGTCGACGCGGCTGAGGCTGCTGGTGCATCAGTGCGCTTTCAAACCAGTGCAGTGCTCGAGGAGATCACTCCCGGTGGGCGAATGGTGCGATTACGGCCGCCGGGTGATGCACCCGTTAAACGAATCAGGGCCCGTGTCGTTCTCGTTGCGGCCGGTCTGCAACACCAAGTGATGTCTCCAACTCATGCGGCCAGCTCAAGGAGCACGCCGCAATCGAGGCTTGGGGCAGGCTGCCTTATCGATGATGACAACGGCTCTTATGCGTCTGGGGCGATTCACATGGCCATTGGCCAGCGTGGCTATGTCGGATTGGTTCGACGTGAGGATGGTGCTCTCAACCTGGCTGCTGCTTTCGACCGCGCTGTGGTCAAGTCGTCTGGCGGTGTGACTCGGGCGGCAGAAGAGGTTCTTAGTCAAGCCGGCTTCCCCTTGCCGCGAAGTTTGGAGTCGTCTCGTTGGCAATTAACTCCTGCACTCACCCGTCGGGCTGGTTTGTTCGCAGGAGATCGCTTTTTGTTGCTTGGCGACGCGACCGGTTACGTGGAGCCGTTCACCGGTGAGGGCATGGCCTGGGCTCTTGCTGCTGGGGCGGCGGTTGCTCCATTTGTGGAGGAGGCTCAGGGGGAATGGTCAGCGGATCTCGAGCGGCGCTGGCAAAGGCGGTTGGTGGATCTGACGATCAGCCGTCAACGTGTTTGCAGTGTGTTGTCGACGTTGTTACGACAACCGCTCACGACAAATGCGTTGTTCAGCATCGGGTGCCAATGGCCTTCCATTCCGCAGCGCGTGATTAGCAGTCTCAATCAGGTGTCCCCCCTGATGGCGAGCTCCTAA
- a CDS encoding 16S rRNA (uracil(1498)-N(3))-methyltransferase, whose amino-acid sequence MNIILLSPKDHWLDDHSVLLCDERAIHICDVLKSTVGDQLRVGLRDGLQGQGEVTSIQNGVVHLTVDLHDPSPPRHRFDLVLALPRPKMLRRIFRSIAEFGVQNLYLINSARVEKSYWQSPLLKADAIDQALVAGMERSRDTIAPRVHLCPRFRPFMEDRLTQICAGRPCWIADMEAPVALSDCSSTPAVVMIGPEGGFVPFEIQLAEKTVAQRVNLGTRVLSVDTALTTVLAQALPGSNEI is encoded by the coding sequence ATGAATATCATCCTGCTCTCACCAAAGGATCACTGGCTGGATGATCATTCAGTGTTGCTTTGTGATGAACGTGCCATCCATATTTGCGATGTTTTGAAATCAACTGTTGGTGACCAACTGCGGGTTGGTTTGAGAGATGGCCTGCAAGGCCAAGGCGAGGTGACGTCGATCCAGAATGGTGTGGTGCACTTAACCGTTGACCTTCACGATCCTTCTCCGCCGCGCCATCGTTTTGATCTTGTTTTAGCCCTGCCTCGGCCCAAAATGCTGCGTCGAATTTTTCGTTCTATTGCGGAATTTGGTGTTCAGAATCTCTACTTAATCAACAGCGCCAGGGTAGAAAAAAGTTATTGGCAGAGTCCATTATTGAAAGCCGATGCAATTGATCAAGCCTTGGTCGCTGGTATGGAACGGTCGCGGGATACCATCGCTCCGCGTGTTCATTTGTGCCCCCGATTTCGACCGTTTATGGAAGATCGGCTAACGCAGATTTGCGCTGGACGCCCCTGTTGGATTGCCGATATGGAAGCCCCAGTCGCCTTATCGGATTGCTCATCAACCCCTGCTGTGGTGATGATCGGGCCCGAGGGTGGTTTTGTTCCGTTTGAAATCCAATTGGCGGAAAAAACAGTCGCCCAACGCGTCAATCTCGGCACTCGAGTTTTGAGCGTTGATACTGCCCTTACAACCGTTCTTGCCCAAGCGCTCCCAGGTTCAAACGAGATCTGA
- a CDS encoding ATPase: MQQTWLITGPPGCGKTNWIRETLLNHGGACAYLRLDGAAHEELGLGHNAGIDQGWLMDQIPQLEDWSGSAPSSSVPSDDRLVLIEAQQFSSSTQSGDGLDPQIKQQLQRFNLTPDRTLHFGIDPDLPKQDTLDFTELEAWHLALQGCVWDPNSLSSFWFELVNGAYGDVYRAKALMNMPDGRSFFCNWMVSQSGSQFLPLQAVATPTGRPNGLSHLVIQGKGLIPTGIESTIQDCLLSDDVLELQQAPLRDQQPNLQPTL; this comes from the coding sequence ATGCAGCAGACCTGGTTGATCACGGGCCCACCTGGCTGCGGAAAAACCAATTGGATCCGCGAAACCCTGCTGAACCACGGGGGTGCCTGCGCTTATCTGCGACTCGACGGGGCGGCCCATGAAGAGTTGGGGCTGGGCCATAACGCAGGCATCGACCAAGGCTGGTTGATGGACCAGATTCCCCAGCTGGAGGATTGGTCTGGCTCAGCCCCCAGTTCATCGGTGCCTTCAGACGATCGTCTCGTGCTGATTGAGGCCCAACAGTTTTCTTCGTCAACTCAGAGCGGAGACGGACTTGATCCGCAAATCAAGCAGCAGCTGCAGCGGTTCAACCTCACGCCAGATCGAACGCTGCATTTCGGCATCGATCCAGACCTACCCAAACAGGACACGCTGGACTTCACCGAGCTCGAAGCCTGGCACCTCGCGCTTCAGGGTTGCGTCTGGGATCCGAACAGCCTCAGCAGCTTCTGGTTCGAGTTGGTGAACGGCGCCTATGGGGACGTGTATCGCGCCAAGGCCCTGATGAACATGCCGGATGGGCGCTCTTTTTTCTGCAACTGGATGGTGAGCCAATCGGGGTCTCAATTTCTTCCTTTACAGGCGGTAGCGACGCCCACCGGCAGGCCCAATGGTCTATCCCACCTCGTGATCCAGGGAAAGGGCCTGATTCCCACAGGGATCGAAAGCACAATCCAGGATTGCCTACTGAGCGACGACGTGTTGGAGCTTCAACAGGCCCCGCTGCGCGACCAACAACCCAATCTTCAACCCACTCTTTAA
- the menD gene encoding 2-succinyl-5-enolpyruvyl-6-hydroxy-3-cyclohexene-1-carboxylic-acid synthase gives MQGLIELGLRRLVLCPGSRSGSLATAAGLLASSGQLQLNTAIDERSAAFLALGLATAGGSAVAVVTTSGTAVANLLPAVIEADRSCQPLLVITADRPIRLKACGANQTVNQEDFLRPACRWCGNGAPEGLHAMASHAVLELAALAWSQAHGADQAAAGPVHLNLPVEEPIHAPLQEHQPLLDAVLASDEASLFPLQPSTIQSNRDVPRLDPSRPGVVIAGPWRGLAQDLSAHQQAVRSWLVCSGWPLLADPLSALPVELPGRLHHWDLQLEQLISPEPLQVLRLGPLPASRRLEVWLKRNAGDQVLITEGEPRYMDPLGLATQWSGGLAAWCCAQPLDQASRPLSADHSAWLRRDQALGLWLEEQLVSEGPVSEPALAFQLADLLPPGLPVMLSASSPVRDWLTWSGRSGSDRRCFSFRGASGIDGTLSLAMGLALETGPMLLVTGDLALLHDSNGWLHGQSDGPPLVVLLIDNGGGGIFQQLPIEQASPKRFDALFAMPQRVNPIALAAAHGVPGRSIAVIDDLPEALSWALAQQGPVLLRVCTDRHADAAFRRKLRSAAQNVEPGV, from the coding sequence TTGCAGGGATTGATCGAGCTTGGTTTGCGCCGTTTGGTGCTCTGTCCTGGGAGTCGTTCTGGATCGTTAGCGACAGCAGCAGGTTTGCTGGCGTCGTCCGGGCAGCTCCAGCTCAACACTGCCATTGATGAACGGTCGGCGGCGTTTCTGGCATTGGGTTTGGCCACCGCTGGTGGCTCTGCCGTGGCAGTGGTGACCACCTCGGGAACGGCGGTCGCCAATCTGCTTCCCGCTGTGATTGAAGCCGATCGGTCTTGTCAGCCGTTGCTCGTCATCACCGCCGATCGTCCGATCCGACTCAAGGCGTGTGGCGCCAATCAAACGGTGAATCAGGAGGATTTTTTGCGTCCCGCCTGTCGCTGGTGTGGCAATGGTGCCCCTGAGGGGTTGCATGCCATGGCCTCCCATGCCGTGCTTGAGCTCGCGGCTCTGGCCTGGAGCCAGGCCCACGGGGCTGATCAAGCGGCAGCGGGCCCCGTGCATCTCAATCTTCCCGTGGAGGAACCGATCCATGCTCCGCTTCAGGAGCACCAGCCCCTGCTGGATGCCGTCTTAGCCAGCGACGAAGCATCGCTTTTTCCCCTCCAGCCGTCGACGATCCAATCCAATCGCGATGTCCCCCGATTGGATCCATCGCGGCCGGGTGTCGTCATTGCTGGCCCATGGCGTGGTCTGGCCCAGGATCTGTCCGCCCATCAGCAGGCCGTTCGCTCTTGGTTGGTGTGCAGTGGATGGCCTCTTTTGGCCGATCCCTTGTCTGCTCTGCCCGTCGAGCTGCCAGGACGATTGCACCATTGGGACCTACAACTCGAGCAGCTCATCAGCCCTGAGCCCTTGCAGGTGTTGCGGCTGGGACCGTTGCCCGCGAGCCGACGTTTAGAGGTCTGGCTCAAGCGCAACGCAGGCGATCAAGTGCTGATCACAGAGGGTGAGCCGCGCTACATGGATCCCTTGGGGTTGGCTACGCAGTGGAGCGGTGGACTCGCGGCGTGGTGTTGTGCGCAGCCGTTGGATCAAGCTTCGCGGCCACTATCGGCAGACCATTCGGCTTGGTTGCGGCGCGACCAGGCGTTGGGACTTTGGCTGGAAGAACAGTTGGTGTCCGAGGGTCCGGTTTCTGAACCCGCCTTGGCGTTTCAACTGGCAGACCTGTTGCCGCCTGGCCTTCCGGTGATGCTTTCCGCCAGTTCTCCCGTGCGCGATTGGCTCACCTGGAGCGGCCGATCCGGCAGCGACCGCCGTTGTTTCAGCTTTCGCGGGGCCTCCGGCATCGATGGCACCTTGTCGTTGGCCATGGGACTCGCCCTCGAAACGGGTCCGATGCTGCTAGTGACGGGCGATTTAGCCCTGCTTCACGACAGCAATGGTTGGCTACACGGCCAATCGGATGGCCCGCCACTGGTGGTGCTGCTAATCGATAACGGTGGCGGTGGCATCTTCCAGCAACTCCCGATTGAACAAGCTTCACCGAAGCGGTTTGATGCGTTGTTTGCCATGCCCCAGCGGGTGAATCCGATCGCCCTGGCGGCGGCCCATGGTGTACCAGGTCGCTCCATCGCGGTGATCGACGATCTGCCTGAAGCGCTCTCCTGGGCCTTGGCTCAGCAAGGTCCGGTGTTGCTGCGGGTGTGCACGGATCGCCATGCTGATGCTGCATTTCGCCGCAAGCTTCGTTCGGCTGCCCAGAATGTTGAGCCTGGGGTTTAG
- a CDS encoding class I SAM-dependent methyltransferase codes for MSLGWTSMQRDRRPEVMDQPGLDPAEHDRALQGLRRINGISRCVPGLFRQVEALAYETPSTQLSVLELACGGGDTAIELAALARKRDLDISVQACDLNPEAVRIARRNVARSDSNVGVFVADALDASGSKQFDVVYCTLFVHHLDPPDVVRLLTGMAARARRLVIVDDLIRSRLGYSLAWMGTRLLSRSWVVHHDGPISVKAAFTPTEILDLASQAGLRDFGLERTWPERYRLCWKPH; via the coding sequence ATGTCGTTGGGCTGGACCTCGATGCAACGTGATCGGCGGCCCGAAGTCATGGATCAGCCGGGGCTTGATCCTGCAGAGCATGACCGCGCTCTTCAAGGTCTTCGTCGGATTAATGGAATCAGTCGCTGCGTGCCAGGGCTTTTTCGTCAAGTTGAGGCGCTCGCATACGAGACACCATCGACTCAGCTGAGTGTGCTGGAGCTGGCTTGCGGGGGAGGTGACACGGCGATTGAACTTGCTGCGCTCGCCCGAAAACGCGATTTAGATATATCGGTTCAAGCCTGCGATCTGAATCCTGAAGCGGTGCGGATCGCCCGCCGCAATGTGGCCAGGTCAGACAGCAACGTTGGTGTGTTTGTTGCCGATGCTCTTGACGCGTCTGGGTCCAAACAATTTGACGTGGTGTACTGCACACTTTTTGTTCACCATCTCGATCCACCCGATGTGGTTCGACTCCTTACAGGGATGGCAGCTAGGGCTCGTCGACTTGTGATTGTTGACGATCTGATCCGAAGCCGTCTTGGTTATTCCTTGGCTTGGATGGGTACGCGACTGCTGAGCCGATCTTGGGTGGTGCATCACGATGGCCCAATATCTGTGAAGGCGGCTTTTACTCCCACGGAGATTCTTGACCTCGCCTCTCAGGCTGGTTTGCGCGACTTTGGTTTGGAACGGACCTGGCCTGAGCGTTATCGGCTCTGCTGGAAACCCCACTGA
- a CDS encoding L,D-transpeptidase — MIPSPLPEPIPLFQAASMDTVMAALVAVPQELRQKPGLHVVMLRDRRRLLLLESGELRQAFPVAIGMPGWETPTGRYKVLEKIDNPVWVHPVSGDRVADQSSANPLGSHWIGFHRDCRGRDAHDGDQWITIKGCTSTGFHGTPHRWTVGRAVSHGCVRLWNENVRTLYGQVKLGTPVTVLP, encoded by the coding sequence ATGATTCCGTCGCCATTGCCTGAGCCCATACCGTTGTTTCAGGCAGCGTCGATGGACACCGTGATGGCCGCGTTGGTGGCTGTGCCCCAGGAGCTGCGTCAAAAGCCAGGCCTCCATGTGGTGATGTTGCGCGACCGCCGTCGCTTGTTGCTCCTTGAAAGCGGCGAATTGCGTCAAGCATTCCCTGTGGCCATTGGCATGCCCGGCTGGGAAACCCCCACCGGTCGCTACAAGGTGTTGGAAAAAATCGACAACCCGGTGTGGGTGCATCCGGTGTCCGGTGATCGCGTTGCCGACCAGAGCAGTGCGAATCCCCTCGGTAGCCACTGGATTGGCTTTCACCGTGATTGCCGTGGCCGTGATGCCCATGACGGTGATCAATGGATCACGATCAAGGGCTGTACCAGCACGGGCTTTCACGGCACACCCCACCGCTGGACGGTGGGTCGGGCGGTGTCACACGGTTGTGTTCGGCTCTGGAATGAAAATGTGCGCACCCTTTACGGCCAAGTGAAGCTGGGAACGCCAGTCACGGTGCTGCCTTGA
- a CDS encoding DUF4336 domain-containing protein: MSVPQPGSLTRADQRWPWWPLLPLYPYGKRATHVEELIPGQVWSFEQLQGVYYVAVPIRLTVVKVPGGLMLINPLPPTAELCAAIRELEVEHGLVCTIVLPTASGLEHKLPLPALARAFPKAELWVCPGQWSFPVQLPLSWLGIPAGRTRVLLDDGVPHPDVCDWISLGPLDLGVGRFQEISCLHRPSAALVVTDALVGIAANPPAIFDRDPTPLLFHSRERGDEPLADSPEARRRGWARLVLFASYLRPEPLVVPSIANVLRHAMKPGLRSARTHFGLYPFQWEPDWRSAANALMGEQEPHLQVAPVLERLVLPRARATLLAWLDQLSQRSELRWLVPAHYSAPLSFTPERIQELRGQLTQRDWAPSTGSWEFLGSIDQQLLDLGVVPKQI, translated from the coding sequence GTGTCTGTGCCTCAACCCGGTTCATTGACAAGGGCAGATCAGCGCTGGCCTTGGTGGCCGCTGCTGCCGCTGTATCCCTACGGCAAGCGAGCCACCCATGTTGAAGAGCTGATCCCAGGCCAGGTGTGGAGCTTTGAGCAGCTCCAGGGCGTTTATTACGTGGCTGTGCCGATCCGACTCACCGTGGTGAAGGTGCCAGGCGGATTGATGTTGATCAACCCTTTGCCCCCCACGGCGGAGTTATGCGCCGCCATCAGAGAGCTCGAAGTCGAGCATGGTCTCGTCTGCACGATTGTGCTGCCCACCGCTTCTGGTTTGGAGCACAAATTGCCGTTGCCGGCGCTGGCGCGTGCGTTCCCAAAGGCCGAGCTTTGGGTGTGCCCCGGGCAGTGGAGTTTTCCGGTGCAACTTCCGCTGAGTTGGCTTGGCATTCCTGCGGGACGAACTCGAGTGCTTCTCGATGATGGTGTTCCCCACCCCGACGTTTGCGATTGGATTTCGCTGGGACCACTGGACCTCGGCGTGGGTCGCTTTCAGGAGATCAGTTGTTTGCACCGCCCGTCCGCTGCCCTGGTGGTGACGGATGCATTGGTTGGCATCGCGGCCAACCCACCCGCCATTTTCGATCGAGATCCAACCCCCTTGTTGTTTCATTCCCGCGAGCGGGGCGATGAACCCTTGGCCGACAGCCCGGAGGCCCGTCGCCGGGGCTGGGCTCGATTGGTGTTGTTTGCCTCCTATTTGAGGCCCGAACCCTTGGTGGTTCCCTCGATTGCGAATGTTTTACGCCATGCGATGAAGCCTGGCTTGCGTTCCGCCCGCACCCATTTCGGCCTGTATCCGTTCCAATGGGAGCCCGATTGGCGTTCGGCTGCCAACGCGTTGATGGGGGAGCAGGAACCCCACCTTCAGGTGGCGCCGGTGCTCGAGCGATTGGTGTTGCCGCGGGCTCGGGCCACGCTTTTGGCTTGGTTGGATCAACTGTCGCAACGTTCTGAACTGCGTTGGCTGGTACCCGCCCACTACAGCGCTCCGCTCAGTTTCACCCCTGAGCGCATCCAAGAACTACGCGGCCAATTAACCCAACGCGATTGGGCTCCCAGCACCGGTAGTTGGGAATTTCTGGGTTCGATCGATCAACAACTCCTTGATTTAGGGGTTGTTCCAAAGCAGATCTAG
- the menB gene encoding 1,4-dihydroxy-2-naphthoyl-CoA synthase — MAESQQVLPGSSLTEWQPWGTYQDILVDRSAEGIARVAINRPAKRNAFRPQTVNELCDAFTRIRDDRAIGVVLFTGVGPAEDGAYAFCAGGDQSVRGDGGYVGDDGLPRLNVLDLQRIIRSLPKVVIALVAGYAMGGGQVLHLLCDLSLAADNAMFGQTGPKVGSFDGGFGAGYLARVVGQRKAREIWFLCRRYGAKDALEMGLVNAVVPLEELEAEGVRWAREVMQHSPTAIRCLKAAFNAETDGLAGLQELAGNATHLFYRTDEAMEGRDAFLEKRPPDFGQTGWLP, encoded by the coding sequence ATGGCCGAATCGCAACAGGTTCTACCCGGATCGTCGTTGACCGAATGGCAGCCGTGGGGCACCTACCAAGACATCCTGGTGGACCGCTCCGCGGAAGGGATTGCCCGGGTCGCGATCAATCGCCCCGCCAAGCGAAATGCCTTTCGCCCTCAAACGGTGAATGAGCTCTGTGATGCGTTCACTCGCATCCGCGATGACCGGGCCATCGGTGTGGTGCTGTTCACAGGGGTTGGCCCGGCGGAGGACGGTGCCTACGCCTTTTGCGCTGGCGGTGACCAGAGCGTGCGTGGCGATGGTGGTTATGTCGGTGACGATGGCCTTCCAAGGCTGAACGTCTTGGATTTGCAGCGGATCATTCGCAGCCTGCCCAAGGTGGTGATCGCCCTGGTGGCGGGGTATGCCATGGGTGGTGGACAGGTGCTTCATCTGCTGTGCGATCTCAGCCTGGCGGCCGACAACGCCATGTTTGGCCAAACCGGCCCAAAGGTTGGCAGTTTTGATGGGGGGTTTGGTGCTGGTTATTTGGCCCGCGTGGTCGGTCAGCGCAAAGCCCGGGAAATTTGGTTTCTGTGTCGGCGCTATGGCGCCAAGGACGCCTTGGAGATGGGATTGGTGAATGCCGTGGTGCCCCTCGAAGAGCTCGAAGCGGAGGGGGTGCGCTGGGCTCGGGAGGTGATGCAACACAGCCCGACGGCGATTCGGTGTTTGAAGGCCGCCTTCAACGCCGAAACCGACGGCTTGGCTGGTCTTCAGGAATTGGCCGGCAATGCCACACACCTCTTTTATCGAACGGATGAGGCGATGGAAGGGCGCGATGCCTTTCTTGAAAAACGTCCTCCCGACTTCGGCCAGACGGGCTGGTTACCTTGA
- a CDS encoding metallophosphoesterase family protein yields the protein MAHAVISCLHANLAAFEAVLDDIDQQGITTITCLGDLVGYGPQPNEVVELVQQRAIPTCQGCWDEDIIDGLNACECSYPSQLAERRGHQAHHWTADRLTDNNKAFLATLPITLRRDKLLFVHGSPNSQHEYLLPDMNAFAALERVETAGAETLFCGHTHQPYVRELSGGSIRVSVQQRGNGPATEQEMTLPMRRIVNAGSVGEPRHGTTKATYVVHDDNTGNVSIREVDYDVAKTCRAIVEAGLPDVFAWRLSHGFEYAERAEDASHVCER from the coding sequence ATGGCCCACGCCGTGATCTCCTGCCTGCATGCCAACCTCGCGGCGTTCGAAGCCGTGCTGGACGACATCGACCAACAAGGCATCACAACCATCACATGCCTCGGCGACCTGGTTGGCTATGGCCCCCAGCCCAATGAAGTGGTGGAACTCGTGCAGCAGCGCGCCATCCCCACCTGCCAAGGCTGCTGGGATGAAGACATCATTGATGGCCTCAACGCCTGTGAATGCAGCTATCCCTCACAGTTGGCCGAACGGCGGGGCCATCAAGCCCATCACTGGACAGCGGACCGTTTAACGGACAACAACAAAGCATTCCTGGCGACATTGCCGATCACCCTGCGTAGGGACAAGTTGCTGTTCGTACACGGAAGTCCGAATAGCCAGCACGAGTATTTGCTGCCCGACATGAATGCTTTTGCCGCATTGGAGCGGGTGGAAACGGCAGGAGCTGAAACGTTGTTCTGTGGTCATACCCATCAGCCCTATGTGCGGGAACTCAGCGGTGGTTCAATCCGCGTCAGCGTGCAGCAACGCGGCAATGGGCCCGCGACTGAACAGGAGATGACACTGCCGATGCGCCGCATCGTGAATGCTGGCTCCGTCGGAGAACCCAGGCACGGCACGACCAAGGCCACCTACGTCGTCCATGACGACAACACGGGCAACGTAAGCATTCGCGAGGTGGACTATGACGTGGCCAAAACCTGCAGGGCGATTGTGGAGGCGGGATTGCCCGACGTGTTTGCCTGGCGACTGAGCCATGGATTCGAATATGCCGAGCGCGCCGAAGATGCCAGCCACGTGTGCGAGCGATGA
- the lepB gene encoding signal peptidase I yields the protein MTNPTPPSNTDQNKGFWRSLILWAVLALLLRWYVLEPRWIPSGSMLPTLQLQDRILVEKVRPRVQRIQHRHLHRNDVVVFEPPEALIASGYDANAALIKRLVGLPGDVVAVEGGVLIRNGEPVNEPWLSENMDYAMAAITVPEDQLWVMGDNRNASLDSHLWGTLPEQNVIGTAIWRYWPLRRFGPIRFSATSDRG from the coding sequence ATGACCAATCCCACGCCTCCTTCCAACACTGATCAGAACAAAGGCTTCTGGCGCAGCTTGATTCTCTGGGCCGTGCTTGCCCTGTTGTTGCGGTGGTATGTGCTCGAACCGCGCTGGATTCCATCCGGATCGATGTTGCCCACGCTGCAGTTGCAAGATCGAATCCTGGTGGAGAAAGTGCGTCCACGCGTTCAGCGGATTCAACACAGACACCTGCATCGCAATGATGTGGTGGTGTTCGAACCGCCCGAGGCCTTGATTGCTTCGGGCTACGACGCCAATGCGGCTTTGATCAAGCGCTTGGTAGGCCTCCCCGGAGATGTCGTGGCCGTTGAGGGGGGCGTGCTGATCCGCAATGGAGAGCCCGTCAATGAACCCTGGCTGTCGGAAAACATGGATTACGCCATGGCAGCCATCACCGTCCCTGAAGATCAGCTCTGGGTCATGGGCGACAACCGAAATGCCAGCCTTGATTCCCATCTGTGGGGAACGCTGCCGGAACAGAACGTGATCGGCACCGCGATTTGGCGGTACTGGCCACTTAGACGGTTCGGTCCGATACGGTTCTCCGCCACCTCAGATCGCGGTTGA
- a CDS encoding DUF760 domain-containing protein: MFNPEFLATDNSDGQAGNSLIQYLQDQSPDTLQRVAKSASNDIQDIIRHNVQGLLGVLPGEHFEVKVTANRDNLANMLASAMMTGYFLRQMEQRKELEETLFADEQMAVDDDELNL; encoded by the coding sequence ATGTTTAACCCCGAGTTCCTGGCCACAGACAACAGTGACGGACAAGCGGGAAACAGCCTGATTCAGTACCTGCAGGATCAGTCCCCCGACACACTTCAACGTGTCGCCAAATCAGCCAGCAACGATATTCAAGACATCATTCGGCACAACGTTCAAGGATTGCTGGGTGTGTTGCCTGGAGAGCACTTTGAAGTGAAGGTGACGGCCAATCGCGACAACCTCGCGAACATGCTGGCCTCCGCAATGATGACAGGGTATTTCTTGCGTCAAATGGAGCAGCGCAAGGAGTTGGAAGAAACCCTGTTTGCTGATGAGCAAATGGCAGTCGACGACGACGAACTCAATCTTTGA
- a CDS encoding type III polyketide synthase, which yields MPLILHGIGTAVPTRRLSQTDAVQVAHRINAETPEQTRLLSRIYQKTKVLSRGSVLLEKDADDATIQERLSFYGAESPSTAERMQAFDDYAGGLALEAAEKALSDGDISSATITHLVTVSCTGFQSPGVDLFLMDQLQLSPSVQRTHVGFMGCHGAMNGLRVAHAFAEMDPKAVVLLCAVELCSLHMAYGWHPEKVVANALFADGAAAVVATANPSPVHQSLALRRSGSMVIPNSADLMHWEIGDHGFAMGLSPLVPETVGAALLPWLRDWLNDVDIELEAVTTWAVHPGGPRILSTCSEVLSLEPNRLLDSRAVLQDHGNMSSATILFILERLRRRSTAGPCLALAFGPGLTAEVALFDRQM from the coding sequence ATGCCTCTCATCCTTCACGGCATTGGTACGGCGGTGCCAACTCGGCGACTGAGCCAGACAGACGCGGTGCAAGTGGCGCATCGGATCAATGCTGAAACCCCTGAGCAGACAAGGCTGTTGTCGCGGATTTATCAGAAAACCAAGGTGCTCAGCCGTGGAAGTGTGCTCCTCGAAAAGGATGCAGACGATGCCACGATCCAGGAGCGTCTCAGTTTCTACGGCGCAGAAAGCCCTAGTACAGCCGAACGGATGCAGGCTTTTGATGATTACGCCGGTGGATTGGCTCTTGAGGCCGCTGAAAAAGCGCTGAGCGATGGCGATATCTCATCAGCGACGATTACCCACCTCGTCACCGTCAGTTGTACTGGTTTTCAGTCGCCTGGTGTTGATCTGTTTTTGATGGACCAGCTCCAGCTATCGCCGAGTGTTCAGCGCACACACGTCGGTTTTATGGGATGCCATGGCGCCATGAATGGGTTGCGTGTTGCCCACGCCTTTGCCGAGATGGATCCCAAGGCCGTTGTTCTGCTTTGCGCTGTTGAGCTTTGCAGCCTCCATATGGCCTATGGCTGGCACCCAGAGAAGGTTGTTGCGAATGCTTTGTTTGCCGATGGGGCGGCTGCCGTTGTCGCCACTGCCAATCCTTCCCCTGTCCATCAGTCTTTGGCGTTGCGACGCAGTGGCTCGATGGTGATTCCTAATAGTGCAGATCTCATGCACTGGGAGATTGGTGATCACGGTTTTGCAATGGGCTTGTCGCCCCTCGTTCCTGAAACGGTTGGAGCGGCCTTGTTGCCTTGGCTGCGAGATTGGCTCAACGATGTGGATATTGAGCTTGAGGCGGTGACTACCTGGGCCGTGCATCCCGGTGGCCCCAGGATTCTTTCGACCTGTTCCGAGGTTCTGTCGCTGGAGCCGAACCGACTGCTCGATTCCAGAGCCGTTCTCCAAGATCACGGCAACATGTCGTCGGCAACAATCCTGTTCATCCTTGAGCGGTTGCGTCGGCGCTCGACTGCTGGACCATGTCTCGCACTGGCCTTTGGCCCTGGTCTGACCGCCGAGGTGGCGCTTTTTGATCGACAAATGTGA